A genomic window from Sphingobacterium spiritivorum includes:
- a CDS encoding DUF6377 domain-containing protein: MRIVYFFFAMMFLFSADVFGQQNLLPYSDVEKKLDDLIRRQHYFVKKREDMIAGLKQQAALVKREPGKYFDANYRIYEGYRKFQSDSAIAYVLKCQTLAHELKDDALRIRVDLDLAALYSTVGRYIESKKLLENIDRNKLDPKFLPPYYETYSSFYSHYGQSNNMSTYYQQSELYRDSLLSVLDHSSEQYAIVQATQTLFKGDRNAAEGMLLKLLDTYQNDLENKAMTAYFLGLIYQQNNDIPKKKYYYAVSACADIEHATRDNASLQDLALSYYEQGDFDRAFKLIEKAIDDAMVSNVRYRVIEGTSFYPLINAAYQQRIEQQKKVLLIYLILISVLSVVLIAGIVYLYRQMSHLAKTRKALSETNERLKDLNEDLSLVNMNLSESNHIKEEYIARFFDMCSSYIDKMEDLRKSVLKQASNNQIKPLIEQLKSTRMVEHEVEELYKNFDRIFLNLYPAFIQDFNSLLLAEEQIWPKKGELLNTELRIFALIRLGITDSVKIAGFLRYSLRTVYNYRTKVRNKAAVERADFEDIVRQIGLKVRNNH, from the coding sequence TGTAGAGAAAAAACTGGATGATCTGATCCGACGTCAACATTATTTTGTAAAAAAGAGAGAGGATATGATTGCTGGTCTGAAGCAGCAGGCTGCATTGGTTAAACGGGAACCAGGAAAATATTTTGATGCTAATTACAGGATTTATGAAGGCTATAGAAAGTTTCAGTCAGATTCAGCGATTGCTTATGTCTTGAAGTGTCAGACATTAGCCCATGAATTGAAAGACGATGCATTGCGAATTCGTGTAGATCTAGACCTCGCTGCATTGTATTCTACTGTAGGCCGTTATATTGAATCAAAGAAATTGTTGGAGAATATTGACCGGAATAAACTTGATCCAAAATTTTTGCCTCCGTATTATGAGACGTACAGCTCTTTTTACAGCCATTACGGTCAAAGTAATAATATGAGTACCTATTATCAGCAAAGTGAATTGTACAGAGATTCCTTGCTTTCAGTTCTTGACCACTCTTCAGAACAGTATGCGATCGTACAGGCTACTCAGACGTTGTTTAAAGGAGACAGAAATGCAGCAGAAGGGATGTTGCTGAAATTATTAGATACATATCAGAATGATCTGGAAAACAAAGCCATGACAGCCTATTTTTTGGGATTGATATATCAGCAGAATAATGATATCCCAAAGAAAAAGTATTACTATGCTGTATCAGCCTGTGCAGATATAGAACATGCCACGCGGGATAATGCTTCCTTACAGGATCTGGCATTGAGTTATTATGAACAAGGAGATTTTGACCGGGCATTTAAGCTCATCGAGAAAGCTATAGATGATGCGATGGTTTCCAATGTAAGATACCGTGTTATTGAAGGTACATCATTCTATCCTTTGATCAATGCTGCTTACCAGCAGCGTATTGAACAACAGAAAAAAGTTCTTTTAATATATCTTATTCTTATCAGTGTATTATCTGTCGTGCTGATTGCAGGTATTGTATATCTGTACAGGCAGATGAGCCATTTGGCTAAGACCCGGAAAGCATTATCCGAGACAAACGAAAGATTAAAGGACTTAAATGAAGATCTTTCCCTGGTCAATATGAACCTGTCTGAATCTAATCATATCAAAGAGGAATATATTGCCCGTTTTTTTGATATGTGCTCTTCTTATATAGATAAGATGGAAGATCTCCGGAAGTCTGTACTCAAACAAGCCTCCAATAATCAGATCAAACCACTGATCGAACAGTTGAAATCTACCCGAATGGTGGAACATGAGGTGGAAGAATTGTATAAAAACTTTGACCGTATTTTTCTCAATCTCTATCCTGCCTTTATTCAGGATTTTAATAGTCTGTTGCTTGCTGAAGAACAGATATGGCCTAAGAAAGGAGAACTGCTGAATACAGAGCTCCGTATATTTGCGCTCATCCGGTTAGGAATAACGGACAGTGTCAAGATCGCGGGTTTTCTGCGATATTCCCTGCGTACCGTCTACAATTACCGCACAAAAGTACGAAACAAGGCTGCCGTAGAACGGGCTGATTTCGAAGATATCGTTCGACAAATAGGTCTTAAAGTGCGGAATAATCATTAA
- a CDS encoding SusC/RagA family TonB-linked outer membrane protein: MKLFIQKGKLFIYLFPMLLLILSQSVLFAQESITVRGTITDAQTKEALTGVSVVQKGTSNGTLTDRDGRYELKVPRNAVLVVTYVGYNPQSITATTSSHSVALQSAMNELEDVIVIGYGTAKRKDVTTAISSVSTKDLDQRPIVNVGQAIQGKAAGVSVIQPNGTPGAEMSIRVRGTTSFNGSNDPLYVVDGVPVDNIRFLSANDIAGMQILKDASSAAIYGSRAANGVILISTRSGVAGEAKIDLNAQLTHNVVANSFDVLNTDQYRELQNEIGLVSLPANLKDQTDWFKEAYKTGKLQNYQLSISDGTEKLKYFLSAGYVDEKGVLNAAFFKRYNFRANINNQVRKWLNVSANVNYSDYSNNGISTGTGANRGGVVLSVINTPTYAPIWNPENPAQYYNNFYGIGNITSPLENLARSANNKDKENRLLASGSTLITFLPELTFKSSFTLDRRNAVNTRFLDPIATAWGRNQFGEGADLRNMNTVLTWDNVLTYNNSFGKHNIESMLGSSWTDSKYTNNYIYGSHYRNDLIQTLNAANKISWNNTGSGASAWTIMSYFARVMYNFDSKYLVTANVRADGSSKIHPDNRWGIFPSVSAAWRLSAEDFLSDTEWLNDLKIRGGWGETGNQSGIGDYAYLQRYDIGRIEWFKEGQQNALPTISQANLRTPDLKWETTRQSNVGVDLSVLNGRVNVALDYYYKHTRDMLMYLVLPAGSAAVGNIARNEGEMINKGFEATVGSKNLTGDLKWETDFNISFNRNRLEKLEMQKIYNDAVTSGVVNEAVVRNEPGRPMGGFYGYISDGVNPETGELMYRDLNSDGRLSPSDRTYIGDPNPNFTYGMTNNFSWKNIDLSIFIQGSYGNDIYNASRIETEGMYDGKNQTTRVLDRWQIPGQITGVPKAGFNIKNSTYFVEDGSYLRLKNISLGYNITSESLRRIGIRKLQPYVSASNLLTWTNYTGMDPEVNQWGNNGAVQGIDWGTYPHSRSFVVGLNVGF; this comes from the coding sequence ATGAAGCTTTTTATCCAAAAAGGTAAGTTGTTCATCTATCTGTTTCCGATGCTCCTGTTGATACTAAGTCAATCTGTGTTATTTGCACAGGAAAGTATTACGGTCCGAGGAACCATAACTGATGCACAGACAAAGGAGGCGCTGACGGGGGTGTCAGTTGTACAGAAGGGTACTTCCAACGGTACATTGACAGACCGGGACGGACGTTACGAACTTAAGGTGCCTCGTAATGCCGTACTTGTAGTGACGTATGTCGGTTACAATCCGCAGAGCATTACGGCAACCACATCATCACATTCTGTAGCATTGCAGTCTGCCATGAATGAGCTGGAAGATGTCATTGTTATCGGCTACGGTACCGCCAAACGTAAAGATGTCACCACGGCCATTTCTTCCGTATCAACCAAGGATCTGGACCAGCGGCCGATTGTGAATGTAGGTCAGGCGATTCAGGGTAAAGCTGCCGGTGTATCGGTGATACAACCCAATGGTACTCCGGGAGCAGAAATGTCTATCCGGGTGCGCGGGACAACTTCTTTTAATGGTAGTAACGATCCGTTATATGTCGTAGATGGAGTGCCGGTAGACAATATACGTTTTCTCTCGGCAAATGATATTGCCGGCATGCAGATTTTAAAAGACGCCTCCTCCGCTGCGATCTATGGATCCAGAGCGGCCAATGGCGTAATTCTGATATCGACCAGGTCTGGTGTCGCAGGTGAAGCAAAAATAGATCTGAATGCACAGCTTACCCACAATGTGGTTGCCAATTCATTCGATGTACTCAATACAGATCAATATCGTGAATTACAGAATGAAATCGGTTTGGTTTCTTTGCCGGCAAATCTAAAAGATCAGACAGACTGGTTCAAGGAAGCCTACAAAACGGGTAAGCTGCAGAATTATCAGCTATCCATTTCGGACGGTACTGAAAAACTGAAATACTTTCTTTCTGCAGGTTATGTTGATGAAAAAGGAGTTTTAAATGCAGCTTTTTTTAAACGATATAATTTCAGAGCCAATATTAATAATCAGGTGCGTAAGTGGTTGAATGTAAGTGCTAACGTTAACTACTCAGATTATTCTAATAATGGTATTTCTACGGGTACAGGTGCTAACCGGGGTGGTGTAGTATTGTCTGTCATCAATACGCCTACCTATGCGCCGATCTGGAATCCGGAAAATCCGGCACAGTATTATAATAATTTTTACGGGATAGGGAACATTACAAGCCCGCTGGAAAACCTGGCCAGAAGTGCTAATAATAAAGATAAGGAAAACCGTCTTTTGGCCAGTGGAAGTACATTGATCACTTTTCTGCCCGAACTGACCTTTAAGTCTTCCTTTACACTGGATAGAAGAAATGCGGTAAATACCAGATTTCTGGATCCTATCGCCACTGCCTGGGGACGTAATCAGTTTGGTGAAGGAGCGGATTTGCGAAATATGAATACAGTTCTCACCTGGGATAATGTCCTGACCTATAACAATAGTTTCGGGAAACATAATATAGAATCTATGCTGGGAAGTTCATGGACAGATTCCAAGTATACTAATAATTACATTTATGGCTCTCACTACCGTAATGATCTGATCCAGACACTGAATGCTGCGAATAAAATCTCCTGGAATAATACGGGGTCAGGTGCATCAGCATGGACAATCATGTCTTACTTTGCACGAGTCATGTACAATTTTGACAGCAAATATCTGGTCACTGCAAATGTGCGTGCAGACGGATCATCTAAGATACATCCGGACAATCGCTGGGGAATATTCCCGTCCGTATCTGCTGCATGGAGACTGTCTGCAGAGGATTTTCTGTCTGATACCGAATGGCTGAATGATCTGAAAATACGAGGAGGTTGGGGAGAGACCGGAAATCAATCGGGGATAGGGGACTACGCCTATTTGCAACGCTATGATATTGGTCGGATCGAATGGTTCAAGGAAGGTCAGCAAAATGCTCTTCCTACCATATCTCAGGCTAATCTGCGTACTCCCGATCTGAAATGGGAAACAACAAGGCAGTCTAATGTAGGAGTGGATCTGTCTGTATTAAACGGTCGTGTTAATGTCGCACTGGATTACTATTACAAGCATACCCGAGATATGCTGATGTATCTGGTACTTCCGGCCGGCTCAGCAGCAGTGGGTAATATTGCCCGCAACGAAGGGGAAATGATCAATAAAGGATTTGAAGCTACTGTAGGGAGTAAAAACCTGACAGGTGACCTGAAATGGGAAACGGATTTTAATATCTCGTTTAACCGTAACCGCTTAGAGAAACTGGAAATGCAGAAAATCTATAATGATGCTGTTACAAGCGGTGTTGTGAATGAGGCTGTTGTGCGGAATGAACCAGGCCGTCCGATGGGTGGTTTCTATGGATATATCAGCGATGGTGTAAATCCTGAAACCGGAGAACTGATGTATCGGGATCTCAATAGTGACGGCAGATTATCTCCTTCGGACCGGACCTATATCGGGGATCCTAATCCGAACTTTACTTATGGGATGACAAACAATTTTTCATGGAAGAATATAGACCTGAGCATTTTTATACAAGGGTCATATGGAAATGATATTTACAATGCCAGCCGTATAGAGACTGAAGGAATGTATGATGGTAAGAATCAGACAACACGTGTGCTGGACAGATGGCAAATTCCCGGACAGATCACAGGTGTGCCCAAAGCCGGATTTAATATCAAAAACTCTACATACTTCGTAGAAGACGGTAGTTATCTGCGCCTTAAGAATATCTCGCTTGGTTATAATATTACATCAGAATCGCTCAGACGTATCGGTATTCGAAAGTTGCAGCCCTATGTATCCGCAAGTAATCTCTTGACCTGGACAAATTATACAGGTATGGATCCTGAAGTGAATCAATGGGGAAATAACGGAGCAGTACAGGGAATTGACTGGGGAACCTACCCGCACAGCCGTTCATTTGTAGTCGGATTAAATGTTGGATTTTAA